From the genome of Medicago truncatula cultivar Jemalong A17 chromosome 2, MtrunA17r5.0-ANR, whole genome shotgun sequence:
TTGTGTATCTTTTgtattattgaatgatttttcGAAGATACTTCTAGAGAAACATAAACACATTGCACCAATAACTTTAATTTTGTAGCCAAAGGtagattaaatataatttttttgaagagttTTGGAACTAATACGTAATGATCGTTTCTCACATTAAGTATTCGTTTCTAACATTAAGTATTAGTTCACACCTAATACGTTCCGTGGATATTTATACCAACCAAACTCTAGGGTTAGGAATTTTAAACATTCTACCCAAACTCCGCCACATCACTCAACATGCAACGAGCAAGTAACCTTCCCGGAGTCTTAATATTTGCTACGCcaatcaacaataaaatcaTTGATCCTGCACGTTCAGCTATGAAAGAACTGTGCAAAATAGGATTTGCAGAAAACAATGTATGACATCAACATAAGGAACATAGGTACGAAATTCTCGATGATATTGAATATTTGAAACAATTTGGTTGGGTTGATGCAACATTAATGGAGATTGTTAGGTTGCTTGGAGTTGGAGAGCTTCAAACTTTACCTAGTTTTGATTTGTGTCGAAACCAAAATCCAATGTACACAATGGAAGTTTTTGGACATGGTTTGCAGATTGAAGCTTCTCAGGACATATGTCCAACTAAACTAGTTGAATTACTTATGGATGTGGTAAGTAAATGACacatttgtcaaaaataaaatgtcaatctatttaaagatattttttgaAGATAATATACGAACTCAATctattgaaagataatataccaactaaattttaaaagggttttgaaagattcattcaaaatatacagatcttttttttatatagatcaaaCACACGGTTACACACAAAACCATTGTAAAAATGcattaatttgaaaacatgGGGAATGATAGTGTGTTTTTCTAATGGCTATCTATGAAAAAGAATCATTGAGATAAAATGAGTTACATTTTATGCAACAGTTAGCGCTCGGACCCTGAATTCTCCACCTATTCTCTTTGAAGGGTGAATTTTTAGTCAttaaactatttgacaaaataatgagttatatttttaattacaaatattATGTTTACAAGAAAAGTGAGCTAAATTCAAGCATAGAGAcaaatccaaaacaaattaaaacctTTAACAAATGTGTATTAAATGTTGGACTAAATGCAGATTTAAACTTAAAAGACAAAATCAATCACAATTGATatatgattagttttttttggttactccAACTACAGTCCTCcactctaccaactgagctaaggtCGGATCGTATTGATATATGATTAGTTGGAGTTTAATGTGATTTATAAGGGCAGAATATcctgaagtaaaaaaaaatatataaaataaaaaaaaaaaaaaaaaagttagacttatttttttgaaggaacaagTTAGACATGTTCAAGCCAAGTAAAACAGCAACACAAATGGtttcaatcattttatttttttataaaccaaGAGCAAAATGATATCAAAAAGAATAGTGTCCAACTAAGTTGGTACCCTATTCTAGTCTGTTGTCATTTGcttgtatatattattaaaaaaaggaaaaaattacaGGAAAAACTGGAGGGACATAAAACCTGACCCTAACGGGcaaaaccaaaaaccaaaaaataaaaatccaaaaaatggATTCAACCCTAAACATTTGTAACAATTAAGCTCAGGTTTAAAATTTGGCAAATGAACCGACCGTCAACACGAAATGGATCACATACCATCAACTCCCTGCAACAAAAACAGCAAGCAACGACGACTCTTTCGAGTCCATACAGCTGTGGATATCACATCATTGTAGAACATCAAAATCTTTTATGTTGCAGacacaatttaaaaccatggaTTAAATTAGTGTCgcattgttgaaatttgggtctaactcatccttacaaaaccggtttgtaaggtgaggattgcctcctctttataaactcttctcaagagtcttatctatccgatgtgggacatggatttttTCCAATACACATCAAAATCATGGAAGAAACATATCAACTTGAGCAATTGAAACATTTGACccatattcttttaaaaaaaaatataatatatgaatcaaacattatcAATATACTTAAGGATAAATCAACCACCTTTTAAGAATCAGGTATATTAGATGAGATGAGAATTataaacaaggaaaaatatatatttgaccaaagatattatatattatatgggtttaatttatactatataaaGAGGATAAAAGAGTTTTTGATTTTtcccttttcaattttatcatttatacatatataaaaaaattataatttttttgtgttcaCATTCTAGTTGTCGGGAGAAAAAGGTTCTGGTAATCCGAAATGCAACttagaatcattttttttaagatagacgaaatgacaataCCATTGAAATTTATACATCCAAGTAGAGgtgtcagggttcgaaccctaacCAAGGCCTTCTGCCtaataatatttctttcaattttaccctccTTTGCTTTTTTTTCCATCTCTTTATTATTCTTTACCAATCAAAGAACTTATatttctttgtcaaaaaaaaaaaaaagaacttgtattttataaaataatcggacaaaaaatttatttctataatttttgtCGATAAAATTTGAAAGACGAACATGatattgtttataataatgatagtaaaaaaaatttgttgtagTATAAAAATCTTTTACACATATTgaatgtataatatttttacacGGTACAAtagataaaatttatataaaagaaaaacatgttttattttttatttttttgagggaaggaAAACTTGTTTTAAGTTGGCTgaccttcttaaaaaaaaaaaaaaaaaatgttggctGACCTAGCGCATGGAAGCCATTTGGatcttttcttgaattttcATCCCATTTTAACATTGGTTTAGTTATTATTTAGACTCTTAAACTATGGGATTTTAAATAGAtctttaaactaaaaaaaaattgtaaccaATTCCATAGACAAATATATACTTcattacaatataaaaattcttaaataatttagaatatcTTGTGAGTGCATGGAAGCCATTTGGATCCTTCCTtgaattttaaacaattaatttaGTAGATAGTGAACCTTTGTTTTTAGTCTCCAGGCAATGTGGTAAACATCAGACGAGACTCACACACAACACTACGAAATCTCGAGTTTAAATTTGAATGAAGATGTCTAACCTATTAATATTTACGTTGTTAGTTGACTAAAGTCTTatgtacaactttttttttcaatttttaatgaatgaaaaagagatatgtgataattttgtaacatatttttaaactaaaaataattataatcatATCTCTAAACATATTTGCTTTTTGTGATAGTCATTGTGGGTTACGTGCAGTTACGAGCTTACATGGCATGCTTGTTGGTGATAATCAATGATCTATTACCAACTTCAAAAAGAGCTTATCGGTGAAGAAACTGAACGTTATCGCCGAATGATTAGGTCAGACAATCATTTCGACGAGGTCTTATACGCTTTGATGGTATTTGTCCCGCTCCACCGAATAAATGGATGAGCATGTCTGATATATGGTAACAAAGATACAAACATGTGGTTGTTCTGCTGTCCATCGTGAAAGAGCGATCGAAAATATTTTTCCACTATGCGGTGCACAATCGCATAGAAATCGAATGATGTGTCTAACTCATGTGAATGACAACCATTTTATGATGGTGTATttgaagaatggttgtccaATTCCTCCCACTCGTGCTATGGAGATAACACCTTGACAAGACACTGAAAAATGGGATGAAAGATATGTGGCCATTAATGAACTAAATCGGGCGGCGGGTTATGAAGTAGTAGGAGTAGATGATTTGTACATTGTTGAAAACATTGATCCTGAAGAGAAGGATGTTAAGATATAGTAGGGCAGCGCCGTTCGTTGTCAGGAGCAAACTTAaagtaacaaaatatataagCATGCACACCTTAAGGCGGAAATAGATCCAAGCAAGACCTTTGGAAAACTTATATAAATAATTGTTAATGTTATTTTCATACATACCGCTGCAGCTGATGACTCGTGGTCGGCCGAAGATTGTGGTGGACTGCATGTGGTAGTGGCCGTTGATAGTGTAACGAATGGTCGCGAATGGTGGCTTTCCACAACACTGCCAACAATGCGAGGTCAGTCACAAAATAGGAGTGGTGGAGGGACGGGTGGCTGTGGCTGGCGGTTTATATCGCTGCGCTTCCGACGGTGCGTGGCTGGTGCTACTGGCAttagtttgagagaatttgTGATGAATGGGTGTGACTGGTGCCGTTCCAAAGCACTGCCAACAATGCCAGATTGGTCACAAACTTGGAATGGTGGAGGGCTACAGGTGGAGGAGTGGTCGGCTATTCATATGGTTGCGCTTCCGGCGGTGGATGACCGGTGCTGCTGGCATTAGTTGGAGAGATGGTTTGACGAATGGGCATGAATATTGGTGGCATTCCACAGCACTGCCAGTGCCAACAATGCGAGATTGGTTACAAACTTTGAGTGGTGGAGGAATGAATGGCAGCAGGTGGAGGCGTGGCTGGCGGTTTGTAGGGCTGCGCTTTCGACGGTGGATGACCGGTGGTAATGGCATTAGTTGGAGACCAGGAACGAGAGGCTGTGATAATTTGAAACCTCAACACAGTTAtatagaaagaaataaaattaagaagagattcaaaattaaaattaatttgaaacaattttctGAAAGTTTAAACTAGAATGTTAACTTGCAGCTGACATATAATGcatgccaaaaaaaaatatttacggCAGAAACATGAAAAGTAAAACTAAACTTACGCCATTATCTCCGACTTCACATGAGCCCTCAGATATAGGCATACAAGAATCAGAACAAAATGGAAAGTTCTAATCAAAATCTCGAACAACGTGTCCAGAATTGGTGTCTTTTCTTGTTATATACAAAGCCTCCAACATCGATTTTCATAACCCCAGATGAATCCATAATGAAGTACTATCAAATGATGAACAAAATAGGTGATTAtacataatgaaaaaaataaataaatgatcatGTAACTGAGTTGATAACGAGTGAAATAATTACATAGTAATCACCCATTTCAAATCTTTCGATCCATCAAAATGCAAAATCTAGTTCATGatctttataaaattaatttctgaAGAAAACAATCAATGTAAAAGGAAAGGTGATGATACAAAAtcaacacacacaaaaaaaaaaaaaaaacacttcgaATCCCTATGCCAGAAACAACTTCAATGTAAAAAGAAAGATCATCAAACTAGATTGTAACGTTTAAATAGAATTAACAAGAATCAGGATTTACAAAATCCGCGTTAGATTACTACAAAATAAATCAGTTGAAATAACTATAAACATGCttaataaaacaatcaaataagaagaagaataaaagaAACACTACATATGCAGAtgaaataatatcaaataatatcaagTATTATGAATAAACAAGAACCACCAACGcactaaaactaaaaacaaaccCAAATTGTATTATTAGGGCAAAGGTAACATTTGTAATTTCAATTCATAATTTCAACATTGGGgaaaaaaaccataattctgtttcataagaaaaacatatCATAATaactattctattcaattttatcCTCAACTTTATCTCCATCAATTTTTCCATCGGCATCTtcgtcttcatcttcatctttgtcAACTCCTGTAAAACTCCAAGCAAGTTCTTCACGAAGCTTTTCCTCTTCTCCCGGCAAAAACTCAGTATCCTCAATGCCAAAATACTTCCTCACATACTCCACACTCTTGTTCTCAATTCGATCAGCAATAACCTGGCTCGTAAAATCAAGAAGCTTCTTCGTATCCAAGTAATTAGCAGCAAGAAAAAGATCCTTCACCTCTTCATTGTCGAGATTCTTCACGAACTCAGCTTCGAAGGCCTTGTTGATCTCTCCAGCGACATTCTTTTCACAATACTTGATGATCAAGGGAAGTTCAGAGCTTGAAACATTGTGGAGAGGAACGGTTGTGATTTTTCCATCACTTTCGTCGACGAAGGTTTGAACCGTTCCCATCTCCTTTGCAATTGAGGGTTTGACTTTGAAAACGACGTTGTCAGAGGTTATGAGTGAGATCATTGTTTCGGAGAGGGATAGTGTGTTCATCTCTGATGAAACTTGTTGTTCTGCCATTGTCTCTGAGAGGGAGAGTGTGTTCATCTCTGATGAAAATTGTTCTGCCATTGTTTCAGAGAGAGAACGGAAAACAGAGAGAGTGAAaacagagagaaagaaagaggaaTAGCGATTGAGAAGAAAAGGGTTAATGAGATTTTGGGGTGAAGAAGGTTTGTCTTTATAGACCAAAGATAAGTCTCTTCCTTAACAGCGAAGATTCCAAACCCctaaatttttggttttttttagcCTCTCTTGTTTAGATTGTATTTACCCCTTTATGATATCAactaatcaaaatgtaatatacatcgaaaacattaaatgtcataaatgagtcaattttttctaaaaagaaaaatcaaatttaatcgtaaggtaacttttaatacttttactttttattaaattataaacagAATTACACTAGAggttctttatcttatttatttgcaacactttggtcttttatctttatttttttccgtttaggtcttttatctctcataaaagcacataaacatcctttttctcatttttttattaaaaaaatacataatgttatttttttaaatatacttttattaaaaatgaaaaaaaaaaatctacacaaatatatctccaaatatcataaattaatgttatgttcacctcaaatcttcttttaaacacaaaaatcaaaaccctatggagaaagagatttagtttcatcacaaaaaaaaaaaaaaaaaaaaaaaattagttatataaattgtcacaccgtatattattattattattattttctaaaactcaatattcaaacccgacataaaaataaccccaaaattgagAGCAACTTTGCAcgtcaattttgttgttttcagaacaatcttaacttttgtaaagcctaacccttccgccggtgactaagcctccaccatccgccttgcaacatttgtgaaattaaggttttgaattttgtgttaaaaagaagatttgaggtgaatataacattaattcacgatatttggagatatattttagtagaattttttatttatttaaagaagatgatgaagattcaaaggaagaagatgaagatgatgaacatcttcatcatatttctgaatttttttcatttttaataaaaatatatttttaaaaataaaattatgtattttttaataaaaaaatgataaaaaagatgtatatgtaaaggacctaaacggaaaaaaataaagataaaggatcaaagtgttacaaataaataagataaaggacccctAATGTAATCTtgacttaattatatttaggtgttcattcctaattaatttacactacatgactggcttagaacaattaaaatttcacatcaaatttctttcatctgaatgtccttaaatttatcagttacattcataaaatttcttcttcccattttgattgttcaattatgtcgttccaaactgccgtattttttaattttcgtgagaatcgtcgtCGTTTGTTTGATTCAAAATATCATGAGAATTATCGTTATTTCTAGTACCACGTCAAATAtggtgatttgatttttcttttgttgtgatgtagttaattataacaattgagtaagtcaTCTGTTGTACTTTGAAGACTGTTAGCAGGTGTTGCCgttgtgatgttgtgggagtttgctagcatttttttcgGTTGCTGCTAAcatggttatgtgatgaggcttttgttcttttgtttggactTAAAGGCTTTGGCTGATAGTGAGGCAGGTCTATACGTATTAgcagattttattaggttggctgcttaaataaaaaaggtCACGATACCTCacgcggttctagaaacaacgacaattctcactatAATTGGAAACTGCGGtagtttggaacgacaaaattgaacaatcaaaatggtaagaagaatgaaaaagaaacaaaaattgatcaatatggaagaataaagaagaagaattttgaatgaaggagatgtttttgttctcacgttcggggttttagagtggaagaaattttatgaatgtaagtgatgaatttaaAGAGATCCAGATGgaaaaaatttgatgtaaaattttatttgttataagtcttgtagtgtaaattaattaagattgaacaccttaatataattaaataaaaattaaaagtattaaaagttaccttataattaagattaattctccataaaaaaaattaagattaactcttttttggtcaaaaaaaaaaaattaactcttttctttatagaaaaaaatctactcatttatttaacatttaatgttactta
Proteins encoded in this window:
- the LOC11446057 gene encoding SKP1-like protein 14, with translation MAEQFSSEMNTLSLSETMAEQQVSSEMNTLSLSETMISLITSDNVVFKVKPSIAKEMGTVQTFVDESDGKITTVPLHNVSSSELPLIIKYCEKNVAGEINKAFEAEFVKNLDNEEVKDLFLAANYLDTKKLLDFTSQVIADRIENKSVEYVRKYFGIEDTEFLPGEEEKLREELAWSFTGVDKDEDEDEDADGKIDGDKVEDKIE